A section of the Rhizobium sp. SSA_523 genome encodes:
- a CDS encoding N-acetyltransferase yields MQALTSHGNLPLVRRLEAVGFRAWPAASVVYDGSWQVRLTGGHPSKRLNSVVPLDPSDSRDAVLRIEKARKRFEDYGRPLVIRETPLAPPQLIDCLADEGWQAFETSLVMIADLEGLELPEGLDHLPSHDIGRFIDALITVDQADPAIKPALAEIISAIKPATGLFIAENPGEAPQAVTICVQDNDLSGILSFCVAASRRRSGLGTEMLSAALRWARISGARTAWLQVVADNEPALALYRKFGFREAYRYRYWRQGDIL; encoded by the coding sequence ATGCAGGCATTGACCTCCCACGGCAACCTGCCGCTTGTGCGGCGTCTGGAGGCCGTGGGCTTCCGCGCATGGCCGGCGGCATCCGTCGTCTACGATGGAAGCTGGCAGGTTCGGCTGACCGGAGGACATCCTTCCAAACGGTTGAACTCGGTCGTGCCGCTCGATCCGTCCGACAGCCGGGATGCGGTGCTGCGGATCGAGAAGGCGCGCAAGCGCTTCGAAGATTACGGTCGGCCGCTGGTCATCCGCGAAACGCCGCTCGCACCGCCGCAGCTGATCGACTGTCTTGCGGATGAAGGCTGGCAGGCCTTCGAGACGAGTCTGGTGATGATTGCCGATCTCGAGGGTCTGGAACTGCCAGAGGGTCTCGATCATCTGCCGAGCCACGATATCGGCCGCTTCATCGACGCACTGATCACCGTCGATCAGGCCGATCCGGCCATCAAGCCGGCGCTGGCGGAAATCATCAGCGCGATCAAGCCCGCCACCGGGCTCTTCATCGCGGAAAATCCGGGCGAGGCGCCACAGGCCGTGACCATCTGCGTGCAGGACAATGATCTCTCCGGGATCCTGTCCTTCTGCGTCGCCGCCTCCAGGCGGCGGAGCGGGCTTGGAACGGAAATGCTATCGGCGGCCCTTCGCTGGGCACGGATCAGCGGCGCAAGAACGGCCTGGCTTCAGGTCGTGGCCGATAACGAGCCCGCACTCGCTCTCTATCGCAAGTTCGGCTTCCGCGAAGCCTATCGCTACCGTTACTGGCGACAGGGAGATATCCTGTGA
- a CDS encoding (deoxy)nucleoside triphosphate pyrophosphohydrolase: protein MSAGRPILLVAACALIDADGRILLAQRPPGKSLAGLWEFPGGKVETGETPEETLVRELEEELGIATKVACLAPLTFASHSYESFHLLMPLYVCRRFEGIASGREGQALKWVRPAALRDYPMPPADEPLIPFLQDLL, encoded by the coding sequence GTGAGCGCGGGCCGGCCTATCCTGCTTGTGGCAGCCTGCGCCCTGATCGATGCGGACGGGCGGATTCTGCTCGCCCAGCGCCCGCCGGGCAAGAGCCTTGCAGGGCTTTGGGAATTTCCGGGCGGCAAGGTCGAGACCGGGGAGACTCCCGAGGAGACGCTGGTGCGCGAACTGGAGGAGGAGCTCGGCATCGCCACGAAAGTGGCCTGTCTTGCCCCGCTGACCTTTGCCAGCCACAGCTACGAAAGCTTTCATCTCTTGATGCCGCTTTATGTATGCCGCCGGTTCGAAGGCATTGCGAGCGGGCGGGAAGGCCAGGCGCTCAAATGGGTCCGGCCCGCGGCGCTGCGCGACTATCCCATGCCGCCGGCGGATGAACCGCTCATCCCCTTCCTGCAGGATCTTCTTTGA